The segment GAGTCGTATTGGCCCTCAGGTGGGCCGCCACGGTCTTAATCTTTTCAATCTCGTTCGGCTTGATGGTGTACTTATCGAAGTCAAAGTAGACAGTCTGGGCAGCGAACTTGGATTCGTCGCGGTTAACCCGGTCAGGGCCAAAAGGATCCAGTCCGGATCCCGTAGGATCGCTCACCACGCCTCCATCCGTCACCGGCTGGATGGGACTCAATCCAGACCCGTCGCCACCGGGGCGAATGGGAGCAACACCCAAATCCCCTGGCCCGCCCGTGCGGGGAGTCGTGGGACGCAGGCCTTCCTCGGAAACATTTCCGGTCCGCCCAGGGAGTACAGTTCCCCAACGAGGCCGAGTTTTGCAAGCGGTGGTGCTGATTGCAATGACCAGAATTACCGGCAGCAGCCGGGCAAACATTGAAACGTTCTTTTTCATGCCAAAGGTGAAGATGAGAGCTTATCGAGACCAACTCGGTTGCGAGGTGCTCTCCCATATGCGCGCGACATCCTTGACCCGTTTACTAGAAGCGTCAAGTAGAGAGAGCACTCGATTGTTGTTTTGACGGCGCACGAAAGCGATGGCTCGTGAGTTCGGAGCCCAGCTGGGATCCTCACCCGACTCCAGAATCACGGGATCCCCACCCGAAGTGAGCACAATGCAGATCCGAAAACTCCCGGCTTGGGAGGTAAAGGCGATCCACTTGCCGTCCGGTGACCAGTCCGGCTCGGTGCAGTTAGACACCCCACTGGTGTTAATCTGGCGCGGGCTCCCCCCTTGGGCAGCGATCCGATACAGCCGGTTGGCCCCGCTTGCCTTGGAGACATAGCAAATCTCACGGCTATCCGGCGACCAGCAGGGGGAAGATTCTTCCTCCCGGGTCGTGGTCAATCGCCGAACATTCCCGCCGTTGATGTCGCTGACATACACATCCGGATTTCCCCCCTTACTCAGAATCATTGCCAGGTACTGCCCATTGGGTGACACGGCCGCACTCGTGTTTAAGCCCATGTAGCGGGCAACCGGTTTCCGGTATCCTGTAGTCAATTGATGCGAGAAAATGTCCGGATTACCCAACTTGTAGGAAGTATAGAACAGCATGTCGCGACCAGCCCAACACGGTGCCGCCGCAATGGTTTTGTCCTGGGTGACCTGCTGGGCATTCTGCCCATCGAAGTCGGCAATGAAGATCTCCCGAGCGGTCCCGCGCTGGGCTTTGAAGGCAATCTTGGTCTGCGCAATCCCGGGTCCACGCCCCAAGGCGACCGCAATGGCATCCGCCAACGCATGGGTCTGCGATCGGGTGTTGCCTCCGCGAAAGGCCTGACGCATCAAGTAGTTCTTGTTGATTTTGTCCATCAACAAGCCTTCCACCTGCCCACCCGCGTTCTTCCCGGTCAGGATGTAGTTGGCCTGGCTTTCCGAAACGGCATCCACCCCCATGAACAACAGGTCATTGCGCAACACCGAGTCCACTTCCGGGGGATAACCCGAAATGTGAATGGGGATCGCTTTGGGGAAGCCCATGGGATCGAACTCCTGTCGGATGACAATCTTCTCTTGCGCGACGGCGTGCAATCCCTGCACAGCGAGGGTCCACAGCACCAGGAGGAAAGGGTTCTTAAACAAGGAGTTCATCCAGATCTTCGTTTCGCTTGGAGGTTAAATTCGATGACAAAAGTTCGTTGTTCGTCGCGGGCATTTTCCGGAAACGGGGGGAGTTGCTTCACATCCCGAAGCACTGACTCGATCGACCGATCCATGGCGCTTAACCCTGA is part of the Verrucomicrobiales bacterium genome and harbors:
- a CDS encoding OmpA family protein — encoded protein: MKKNVSMFARLLPVILVIAISTTACKTRPRWGTVLPGRTGNVSEEGLRPTTPRTGGPGDLGVAPIRPGGDGSGLSPIQPVTDGGVVSDPTGSGLDPFGPDRVNRDESKFAAQTVYFDFDKYTIKPNEIEKIKTVAAHLRANTTHLMEIDGHCDERGTEEYNRSLGEKRAQSIREYLVREGVGAERIRTISFGEDKPVDPGHDETAWSKNRRGDFVLLTPK
- a CDS encoding PD40 domain-containing protein, encoding MNSLFKNPFLLVLWTLAVQGLHAVAQEKIVIRQEFDPMGFPKAIPIHISGYPPEVDSVLRNDLLFMGVDAVSESQANYILTGKNAGGQVEGLLMDKINKNYLMRQAFRGGNTRSQTHALADAIAVALGRGPGIAQTKIAFKAQRGTAREIFIADFDGQNAQQVTQDKTIAAAPCWAGRDMLFYTSYKLGNPDIFSHQLTTGYRKPVARYMGLNTSAAVSPNGQYLAMILSKGGNPDVYVSDINGGNVRRLTTTREEESSPCWSPDSREICYVSKASGANRLYRIAAQGGSPRQINTSGVSNCTEPDWSPDGKWIAFTSQAGSFRICIVLTSGGDPVILESGEDPSWAPNSRAIAFVRRQNNNRVLSLLDASSKRVKDVARIWESTSQPSWSR